A stretch of DNA from Spiroplasma endosymbiont of Nebria brevicollis:
TTACTGCCATTTTAATTTTCCTTTTCTATAAATAATTTTTCTTTTTATAATCCAATAATGGATTAATTTTTGTTGGTATTTGGTTATTAATAATTGTTTGTTGATTACCACCAGTATTCAGTGGTGTTCTTAACACTGGCTGTTCTTTAATTAATTGTTTTATAGTATTTTCTATTTCTTCACTTTTAGTATCTTTTGTTTTAAACTTTAAATAATCATGAAATTCTTGTTTAATTTGATATTTATTAAAAATATTAACCATTTGTTGTTCTTTAATTTCTTGATTAATTTTATTTAATTTATTTTCTGCTTCACTAATTTTTTGATTAATTTCATTTTCTTGTTGTTCTTGTTCAACATTATTTTCAGCTAAGTTTTGATTTACTATAGTAGTTTCATTTTCTAACATTATGACACTTCCTTACTTACATTTAATATTTTACTTTCATCTAAATTAAATGGAATTGCCAAAATTTGATAATGAATAATTTCACGATTAGAATAGCCAATTTTAGCAACTACTTCTTTAAATCTTAAATGAAATAATGTTGCTAATTCTAATGTTTCAAATGATTTATATTTCATATCATCACTTTGATTAGTTTTATACATTAACAAATAAATTTGTTTCATGTTAGTAGTCATTCCAATTTTATTATTTTCCATAGTTATTTCACCTCCTTACTTTTTCCTTTTTCCATAAGTTTTTCTAATTTTATTTGTTGCTTATTTAACTTATTTTCTTGTTTTGTCATTTTATTATAAGAACGTATATGTTTTGGAGTTGTAATATATTTTTTTAAAATTACAATAATTTCTCTACAAATTAATGTTCCTACAGATGTTCCAATAATAATTAATTCATGTATAAATTCTTTCATTTTATATTTCCCTTCCTTTTATAAATGATAATAATTTTCATCAAAAGTTAATTGTGCATTAATATTAACTTCACTCATATCACTACCATAACTATTAATACTTGCATTATCATTAATAAGATTTGCTATTTCATTTGTAAATGAAGTTTCTTGCATTTCAGTATTATGATGTGTAATTTCCATAGGTAATAAATTATGTATAATTTCACTAGCACCCGCTATTATTGTAGGAATAGCATAAGCATTATTAAAATCATTATTAATACCCATTGCTACACCAGTTGAAATTAAACAACCACCAGTTGCCATATTTCAAATCTTTCTTATACTCTCAAAACGATTAGGTATTAATTCAGTAATTCCACTAATAAGATTTGAAATACCATAAGCATTTAATGAAATATAAGTATCTCAATCTATTAAATTATTAAGATTGTTATTTTCATTCACCATTAATGGTCATGGTGGTGTTTCTGTGGTAGTAGTTGGAATTGGAGTTGTCGTAATTGGTAATGGACTAGGATTTGGATTAATAGTAGTATTAAAAAACTTAGTATAATTTGCTAATCCAATTGTTCCTAAACCTAATAATATTTTTTTAGAACTATTAATAACTTTATTTCTAGTAGTTGGTCTTTGATTTAAATTTCATATATCTAAACCTAATTTTTTACCAAATAATAAACTATTAATTGAACCTAATATTGGATTACCTATTAATTGACCATAATAAGCACTGGTTCCAATCATTGCTAAAATTGGACTTATACCTGTTCTTATTAATTTTAATAATGTATAGTTATTTGTTTGTGGTGTTTCTGTATTTGGCATATTTTTCTCCTTTTTAATTTCCTTGTTTTTTAATTCAAACTTTAACTCATCCTTTATAGACTTCATTATCGCCAACTATTAAAGCTTCATTATCTTCAGTGTCAGAAATAACTATATGTTTTGATTTAACATTAGGATATTTCATTAGAATAATTGCTCTAATATCATTATGTGTATGAAGTGCCTGCGGAGATGGTGATAATATTTCAATTTCATCTTTATTTCCAAATAAAGTAGGTAGTATAATCATATTTATTCCTTTCATTTTTTAAATCATTTAACATTAATGGAACAAAATGCACGATTTTTTGGAATATTTAAAGTATTAAAGATTTGTCCAGTTACCATAATTTCATCATTTTTGTTTAATAAAATACATCGTTTATAAAGTTTTGGATTATTAAAAATTAAGGTAACATAGTTTAATCCATTTCATTGACCACGAACAGTATAATATAAATCTTTATTACCTTTCTCATGATATTTTGCTTCTATACTGTTACTAAGTTTTACTGTTAATTTAATGTAATTCGCTTTATCTTTCATTTTTTTTAGTTCCTTAAATAATATTGAATATGCTTATAAGCATCTTGTTCATGTTTTGTTAAAATAATATTTCCTTGATAATTTTCTATTTTACTTTTATTTTTTGGTTCACTTTATTGATAATCTCAATTCATAACATCTTGTACTAGTACCATTAAAGCACCAATAACTTTTGGAGTTGCTAATGGATTAGTTAATAGTTGTTTTGAAGTTAAAAAGAAATTTTCTACAATAACTAAGATTTTTTCATTTTCAAAATGTTGTTTAATTATTAAAAAGTATTCTTTAAATAGATTTTTACTTTCTAGAACAGTTTTTGTTTTAAATGTTTCATTAAAAATAATATTATTAGTTTCATTTGAATATATAACAATTCCACTTGTACCAATACCCGCGGGGTCTCAATACCAATAATTAGTTCATATTTCATGTTTTTTCTCATAATGTAAAACCAGAATTGTTTATACTTGGGTCTACTGATAATAAGTAGTTATTCATTATTCAAATTCTCCTTGTTCTAATTCTATACACATACAACCATAATCACGTTGACAATAAAATTTATTCATTATTCAAATGATTTTTTTAATTAACATAAAATGTATTTTTACTATGAGTATTAATATCTTTATATGGAGTAATTAAATAATTAGTGGGTAAATCATTATGATTGTATTCAATAATCTTGTATGCTTTATTATTTTCAACTCATTTAACATTGTATTTAAAACATGAATTAATAATGTTTGTTTTTGGGTCTTTTATTTCTCCAATAAATCACCCATTATGTTCTTCATAAAATGTAAGTTCTTCTAATTTAATTTTATTAATATAATATTCTTTTTTAGCAGGGGGTTGATTAATAGTTATTTTTTGACTATTAATATATGGTTTTAATAATTCTTTTAATTCCATACCAATTAATTCTTTTTTAATATTTTCTAAATTAAAAACTCAATATGTATATTTATCATCAACAATAAAACTATTATTTTTAATCATTCAATTTGGAACAGATAATTTATATTCGCCATAATTAATCATAATAGAATTTGATTTTTCAGTAATTTGTTCTTTTTGAAATTCTATTTGCATTTTAACAATCCTTTCTTTTTTTTATATATCCTGTCGCTATAAGCGTAAAGGATATATATGTTATTTATTTTGTTAACACTAATATAATTAATATTTTCTAGAAAAACTGGGCTCGTAAATAAATTGTAAAATTTTGAAAAAAACTTAAAGCATTTGATTCAATTTTTAATAACTTGCATTTAGCAAGTTATATTTATATTGAACCAGCCCCGTTTAATTTTTTTTTTACAAGTTTTAAAATTTATGTTACTCGCCCAAAAAAATGAAAAAAATAAAACAGCATCTGCTCACTGAAAGTGGCAGTGCTGTTAAATAAAGAACTAATTATAATACGTCCCCCAAACGGGTCTATATACACTAGTTGCCAATCCGCTCCCACCCCAAGGATTACCATTATTCATGGTTAGTATATTTTGTTAGGTATCACTCCACTTTTTATTTCAACATGCAAGTCCACATGCTAGCCACTATTTTTAACAACTGTGTTATGGTTCACTATTTTATGTCCCTAGCACGTGTTGATAATAGTGATAAAGACTGTTATAAAATTTGCAAATTTTACAATTACAAAAAAAGACGATACTTATTTCTCGTCTTTTTGAAAAGGGTATTTTATGAGTTTAAAAAGTAATGAGTCTTTTAAAGATAAATTATTGATAATAGAATAATTACTACGTAAGTTTGTTACGCCTCCATTTAATTTTCCAAAATTAAATTTATTTATTGGAGATAATAATATTGGCAAAACATCTTTAATGAAATTATTAGATACTCTATTTAATAATAAAAGAATTGATTTTGTTAATACATACTTATTTAATTATACTTTTCCAGATGTTTCTTTTAATAATAAAGAGCCAATAGAAATTTTAATAGTTGATACTGATATAATACATAAACCAAAAAAGCAAAAGAAGAATTTTTCATTGTTGAATATTATAAAATCTTCTCTGCTACTAAACTTGATAAAATATTCATTTCAGAGTTTGCATATATTGAACAAGATAATAAAAATAACAACTCATTAAATAAATTTAAAATTAATTACAAAATTGTTCCAGAAAATCATACTTTATTTGTCCAGTCAATACAATTTGATAAATATAATCTAGAAAGAGGGTTTTTAGATATTTATAATGAAGATAAAATGGAATATTTAAAAAAAATTATGAATAAATCATCAGATTTTAATTATATTTTTAAAGTGGATTACGATAATTTAACAAATTCTTTTAAAGATTCTATAGAAACTACATTTAATATATCACATTCTACTAGAAATAATAAGAAAAAAGAATTAAGCGTTATTTGAGAAAAACAAATATTATTTTTATTTACTATGCAAGATTTTACTAAACATCAATTATATATTTTAAGAATACTTTCAAAATGAGAACATATAGAAAAAGAAGGTGCTTGTGGTCATGATCTACTCCATAATTTATTTTTAAGTTATGAAGACAGTAAATCATCAAGACAAAATATTAAATATGATTATGAAAATATTGTTACAGATTATGTGGAACCAATAAGAAACGCGTTTAAAAGGTTTTATACTAATAATCAACTTTCTGATTTAAATTCAACAGATAGTAAATCCTTAACCAAATTAAAATCTAATCAAGAATTACATTCTAAAGTCGAAAAATTTTTAAAAAGTTCAGATATGTTATCAAGTATAAAAATTGACGCAAGGTCAATAGATGATAATATAGTACACATACCAAAATACAAGAAAAGTAATTCTAATAAAGAATATAAACTTTTCATTTCAGGAACAGGAATATCTCAAATACTACCAATTTTAACATCTTTATATGATAATCAGTTAAATAAAGTTTTTATGGAACAACCTGAAATTCATTTACATCCAAAACTGCAATCTCTCGTAGGTAAGTCTATCTTTGAATGATTTATAGAACATAAAGATGATAAAACACTTAAAAATCAACTTTTTATTGAAACCCATTCTAAATATTTAATTGATCACATAAGATATCAAATTTACAAGAGTAATGAAGAAATAATTTTAAAGAAAGAAAAAGAAATTGAGACCATTTCATCTAAAATAAATCTTTTTAAAGAATCTAAAGATAAAGAAAAATTACTATATTTTATTTTAATAAAAATAATGATGATACAGTAAGCATCAATAATATTGATATTCAAAAAATGGAAAGTTAAATGGAGAAATTGATAATTATACAAAATTTTTTATTGATGAAGCACTAAAAATAATGGAGATTTAAAATGGAAAATATATTTTTAGACACTAATATTTTTATATATCTTGATACAGAAGAATGCTTATCACAGGTAACAAGAGATTCAATAACTAATTTTATAAAAAATGGTCATAAGTATATGTTTAATATTGTAGGAAAAAAGATGAAATACGAATTACTAAAGGTACAAAAATTTAGAAATAAATTGCACAAAATAGGTCCAGTTTTAGACTTAATTAATTCATTAAAAATGAGTAGTAAATCATTAAATATTTATATTTGAAATGAAAAACATGATAAAAAAAATAGATTCAGAAATTAAAAATTTTATAAAGACAAAATTTATTTTTTAAATGGTGAAACTTTTAAAACTCAAAATATTTCAGGAGATCCACACATTGTATATTTAACTGATAAGTTTAAAATTAAAACTGTAATAACTTATGATGGACCTTTATGTACACAATTAGATCAGTTATTTAAAAATTATTCAAATCATGAATTTTTGTTAATTGGTAAAAATACACTACAAAAAAAATCATATAAATTACATGATGATATGGTATTATAAAAAAATATGATATATTATATATAAGTCATCTTAAATCAATAAGTTGATATTAAAGGAGTAATTACATATGGAAAAAGACATTAAAGTTGCTTATTTATTAACTAAATTACAAGAGACAAAATGAAATGATTCTAGTTACTATTCTGATAATAAAAAAAATAAAGATAAAAAAAATAATTTAATGCAACATCAAAATGGTAAGATTTATGTTCTTACCATTTTTTATTTAAGTAAATTAAAACAAAATATAAGTATAATATACCTGTAATACAACATTTGTATACATTTAAACACAAAGTAGGTTTATCCCATTTTTGTGTTTTTTGTATTCATTCGTGAGTTGACAATTAAATGCATTAATAACCTAATTTTATAATTTAAACTCTTAATTGAAAGGAACAACCCACATGGAACAAAACTCTAATAAAAGTAAAAAAACTGAATACATAAGATTTCTAATTAAAGCTAAACGTCTAATTTGAGAAAACGATAAAAACTGTTTAATCAAATATAGCGAAAATTATGTTGATATTTTAGAAATTGATGGAGCTTCTAATAATGGTGTTGATGAAATCAGAACCAAAATTGATGGTGTGAACTTGATAAAGATGGCAAACAAGTTTACAAATCAACTAAACTATCACTATGAGACTTACGTAAACATTTTGCTTCTGAAAGTGTCAATGACTTTTGATTATGTCTCAAAATTCTTTAAACATCCCCAGAATTTTTATGACCCTTATTTTGTGAATTTAGATAATTTTCTCAGGACTTAGTTTTTCAAGGATGAGTCATTGGTGGGACATATTTTTTCTTTTCTTGTTCTGCTTCAGGGACATCTAAATCAAAATTTTTAGATATTGATTGATGCTTATTTAACTCTCTTAGTTCATAAATTTCTATTTTCAATTGAAGCTACTAATTGTTTGTCAAAACATTGAATTACTAAGCATTTTGTTTTGCTTTTAAAAGTTACAATTTTATTATCTTTATATGGTTGATAATATTTATTCTGAAAATTGATACCACAACCATTATCAGTTTTTCTTGAACTTAAGATTGCTAAAGTTTGATTAATAAATTCACGTTTTGGTTGTGGTCCGAACACTGATGTGCTAAGATTAGCATGAAGCGCAAACTGTCCATTATGTTTAGTAATATACATTTTAAGGAACTCATTTGCTGCTTCAATTGTTTTGACATTAGCAATCTTAAGTTCGGTAATTAGTCTTGACTGTAAAGTGCCAAAACAACGTTCTACACGCCCTTTTTCTTGTGCTACTGATGTGTTGTTGTTATAGTTCTATGCCTAACTGTTTACATGCATAAGCAAACTGGGTATGTGAGTCCTTCTCTTGGTTTTTGGGAGAAGGATTTTCTTTTTCTTCTTTTGCCCCATACTTAAATACGGTTCTATTATCGGATTTAATTTCATATGGTATTCCATATTCAGTTAGTATTTGATTGAGGATAGTATAGTACCCTACTAATGTTTCTTCTGGTGTAAAGTATGCACCAACAATCCTTGATGTGCTATCATCAATTCCAATGTGTAAATGTCATTTTTCACCATTAATTCAAAGATGATCAGAAGCATCCATTTTGATTTGTTCACCAAAATATTTTTTGCTTTCTTTTCTTGGATGAGCTAATGAATTTGATATTATTCTCGATACTTTTGTTTCAGATAAAATCTCTACTTCTATATTTTTTTCTTCTATTTTTTCTGGTATTTTAATGTTTAACATTTTTTGTTCTTCCTTTTCTGCTTTGGCTTTCCTTTTTTTAGTAATACGCTGACATTTTGGTGATAAAATCCCTGCTCTAGTAAGTGTTTTATGAACAAAATTGTATGATATTGTAATGTTTTTATTGGTTGATAGTAGTTCACTAAAATGTTTGAAATTACTATTACTATATACTTTGCTTTGATATGTTTCAAGAACCGTTTTAGTAATATTTTCATCTTTAGTTTTTCTTGGTTTTCGATTGCGATTACCATGGACAAATCCTTCTTTACCTTGGTTATTAAATTTGTTTATTAATCTATCAATAGTTCGTAAAGAACAATTTATTTTAATACTAGTTCTTCTTTTACTACCTTTCTTTTCTACTAAGTTTTTAATAACTTCATATTTTTCTAATTCATTCTTAGTACTACCTTTCTCATATGATACCTAAGGTATTATTTTAACCTTAGGTTGAGACATAATCAAAAGATAACTAGTAAGACATTATCATAAGATAACGACAATTAATTTACCCATTAAAAAATTAATAAAGAAAATAATTGTTTTTAAAAAAAAATATTATATAATTTTATTTGTATTATTTAACTTAAAGTTTAGTAAAAATAAACAAAAAAGGAGAAAATAATTAATTATGAAAATTGGCAGAAAGTTAAAAACTTTAAGATTAAAACATAATCTAACCATGGAAGAACTAGGTAAACGCTGTGATTTATCAAAAGGTTTCATTAGTCAACTAGAACATGATGTTGCATCACCTAGCATTGAAACCTTGAAGAATATTCTCGATGTCTTCGACTATTCATTATCTGCTTTCTTTGCACAAGAAACCAAAGAAAAAATAGTTTTCAAAGAACAAGATATTACCATCCTTGATGAACATGAATATCAAATTAAATGAATTATTCCTAACGCCCAAAAACTATCCTTAGAACCAGTCATCTTAGTTTTAAAACCATTCGGTAGTTCCAACAAGGTCCCCCCCTTTCAGGGGCAAATCTTTGGTTATGTTCTTACCGGCACAGTCTATGTCCACTATGGTGGTAACAAAATTAAAGCCACCACTAATGAAACATTTTATCTTAAAGGTAATGAACGACATTATCTGGAAAATACCAACAAAAACTCTGCTACGATTTTATGAGTTTCCAATCCACCAATTTTTTAAAAACATTTTAAGGAGGGTAATATGAGCACTAATATTTTAGAATTACGTAACATTACTAAAGAATATGATGGTAAGGTTGTTTTAAAAGGAATTAGTTTAAACATTCATGAAGGTGAATTTCTTACCATTTTAGGTCCCAGTGGTTGTGGTAAAACCACCATGCTAAGAATAATTGCTGGGTTTGAACAACCCAATAATGGTCAGTTATTATTTAAGAACAAAGATTTAACTAAAATTCCCATTCACAAACGTGAAATTAATACTATCTTTCAAAATTATGCTTTATTTCCTCATTTAAATGTTTTTGACAATATTGCTTATGGTTTAAAATTACGTAAAATTGATAAAGAAAAAATTAAAAAGGAAGTTAAAAAAGCTTTAGAACTAGTTAAACTGACCGGAGTTGAAGATAAAGATGTTAATGATTTATCAGGTGGTCAAAAACAAAGGATTGCCGTAGCACGGGCATTAGTTCTTAATCCAAAAGTTTTACTATTGGATGAACCGTTTGCCGCTTTAGATTTAAAACTACGTCAACAAATGCAAGCGGAAATGAAAAAGATTCAAGAAGAAGTTAACATTACTTTTATTTTTATTACCCATGACCAAGAAGAAGCTTTCACAATGTCAGACCGGGTAGTTGTTTTAAATCAAGGGCAAATTCAACAAATTGGTAGTCCCCAAGATATTTATAATGAACCAGAAAATAAATGAACTGCTCAATTCGTTGGTACTTCTAATGTGATTGATAATGGTATATTTGTTAATGATAATTGTGTGCGCTTTGATGGAAAAAAATTTGCTTGTTCTGATACTGGATTTGGTGAAAATGAACGCAACATCGATATTGTTATTCGTCCCGAAGACATTGATTTAGTTAATGCTGGCGTTGGATTTTTTGATGGCACTATTAAATCAGTAGTGTTCAAAGGTTTACTATGGGAAATTGATATTACGACTAGCAAAAGAAAATGAGTAGTTCATACTACTGATACTTTTGAAGTCGGTAATCGTGTTGGTTTAAAATGAAATGTCGAAGATATTCATGTTATGTGAAAGGAAATTGAAGAGTAATATGAAAAAGTGATTTAAAAAACACAAAGCCCCAACTCCTATTTTTGAACCTACTGAAACTAATCCTATTAATCCCATAGATAATGAAAACAACAATCTACTGGTTGTTATTCGTCCAACAAATAATAAAAAAACATTTAACATCAAATCTTGGTTTAAATTTAAAAATCTAACTACCAAAAAACCTAAAACTACTAACCGACCTAAAAAGAAAAATCCACCACTATGATTAAAAAACAGCAAAACAAACTGATTTAAAATTAAAAATAAAATTAAAGACAAATCAGTAAACTTTGGTTTTAAATCATGAGTAACACTTTCTTATCCTTATTTGGTGTTAATGGTAATTTTAATTGTTTTACCTTTATTAATTGTTATTTTATATTCAATTATTAAAGCTACTAACAATGCTTGAATCTTCCGTTTCACTTTTAGCAACTTCAATGATTTCTTCAAAGAAAATAGTTTCGTAATGGTGCTGCTACGTTCCATTGGATACTCGTTTGTTGCGACATTAATTGCTGTGGTATTTGGTTATCCTATTGCTTATATTATGGCTTTTATGTCAACAAAAATTGTCTCAAAAAATATTTGAGTTCTAGTAACATTACCAATTTGAATTAATATTTTATTAAGAACCATTGGTTTACAAATTATTTTCAGTATCTTAGGACCTAATATTTTATTAGGAACGCCAATTGGAATTATTTTAGCCATGG
This window harbors:
- a CDS encoding AAA family ATPase, with product MEYLKKIMNKSSDFNYIFKVDYDNLTNSFKDSIETTFNISHSTRNNKKKELSVIWEKQILFLFTMQDFTKHQLYILRILSKWEHIEKEGACGHDLLHNLFLSYEDSKSSRQNIKYDYENIVTDYVEPIRNAFKRFYTNNQLSDLNSTDSKSLTKLKSNQELHSKVEKFLKSSDMLSSIKIDARSIDDNIVHIPKYKKSNSNKEYKLFISGTGISQILPILTSLYDNQLNKVFMEQPEIHLHPKLQSLVGKSIFEWFIEHKDDKTLKNQLFIETHSKYLIDHIRYQIYKSNEEIILKKEKEIETISSKINLFKESKDKEKLLYFILIKIMMIQ
- a CDS encoding XRE family transcriptional regulator, translating into MKIGRKLKTLRLKHNLTMEELGKRCDLSKGFISQLEHDVASPSIETLKNILDVFDYSLSAFFAQETKEKIVFKEQDITILDEHEYQIKWIIPNAQKLSLEPVILVLKPFGSSNKVPPFQGQIFGYVLTGTVYVHYGGNKIKATTNETFYLKGNERHYLENTNKNSATILWVSNPPIF
- the potB gene encoding spermidine/putrescine ABC transporter permease — protein: MKKWFKKHKAPTPIFEPTETNPINPIDNENNNLLVVIRPTNNKKTFNIKSWFKFKNLTTKKPKTTNRPKKKNPPLWLKNSKTNWFKIKNKIKDKSVNFGFKSWVTLSYPYLVLMVILIVLPLLIVILYSIIKATNNAWIFRFTFSNFNDFFKENSFVMVLLRSIGYSFVATLIAVVFGYPIAYIMAFMSTKIVSKNIWVLVTLPIWINILLRTIGLQIIFSILGPNILLGTPIGIILAMVYMFMPFVILPIYNSLEKTDHSLLEASQDLGASSWKTFWRVTFRFSVPGIVSGFTLMMLSAMTSLVVVKYIGEGKTILITNIIESYFYRGANFAYGAAISVILGIIVLIIIFTLKVVGRWATGKKLGGVA
- the potA gene encoding spermidine/putrescine ABC transporter ATP-binding protein; this encodes MSTNILELRNITKEYDGKVVLKGISLNIHEGEFLTILGPSGCGKTTMLRIIAGFEQPNNGQLLFKNKDLTKIPIHKREINTIFQNYALFPHLNVFDNIAYGLKLRKIDKEKIKKEVKKALELVKLTGVEDKDVNDLSGGQKQRIAVARALVLNPKVLLLDEPFAALDLKLRQQMQAEMKKIQEEVNITFIFITHDQEEAFTMSDRVVVLNQGQIQQIGSPQDIYNEPENKWTAQFVGTSNVIDNGIFVNDNCVRFDGKKFACSDTGFGENERNIDIVIRPEDIDLVNAGVGFFDGTIKSVVFKGLLWEIDITTSKRKWVVHTTDTFEVGNRVGLKWNVEDIHVMWKEIEE
- a CDS encoding AAA family ATPase, with amino-acid sequence MNLFIGDNNIGKTSLMKLLDTLFNNKRIDFVNTYLFNYTFPDVSFNNKEPIEILIVDTDIIHKPKKQKKNFSLLNIIKSSLLLNLIKYSFQSLHILNKIIKITTH